Proteins from a genomic interval of Paenibacillus sp. FSL R5-0623:
- the purF gene encoding amidophosphoribosyltransferase, whose amino-acid sequence MSHELTTGPLWTGDYYNEGSGKEGLDKLKEECGVFGVFRHPDAASLSYYGLHALQHRGEESAGMCVSDGSQFNYHRGMGLVKEVFTKDLMQTLTGDISIGHVRYSTSGDSKLTNAQPLVFKYRDGDLAVATNGNIVNAPTIRRELEQSGSIFQTTSDTEVIAHLIARSSKGLVEAAKEAFQRIVGGYAFLIMTNDKLLVASDPHGLRPLTMGKLGDAYLFASETCALETIGAELIRDIEPGELLVLDADGLHEDRFDHHKHRKALCAMEYIYFARPDSDMNGTNQHAARKRMGSRMAIESFVDADLVTGVPDSSISAAIGYAEQTGIPYEMGMIKNKYTGRTFIQPSQELREQGVKMKLSAVRRVVEGKRVVMIDDSIVRGTTSRRIVNMLRDAGATEVHVRITSPPFKNPCFYGIDTPDSRELIASQLSVEEICREINADSLEFLSPDGLIASIQGDNQDDPKGGLCLACFDHDYPTRLDFGGEEKFGCSC is encoded by the coding sequence ATGTCTCATGAACTGACGACAGGACCATTGTGGACAGGCGATTATTATAATGAAGGGTCCGGCAAGGAAGGACTCGACAAATTGAAAGAAGAATGCGGCGTGTTCGGGGTGTTCAGACACCCTGACGCGGCTTCGCTCTCTTATTATGGACTGCATGCACTGCAACATCGGGGCGAAGAAAGTGCAGGCATGTGTGTGAGTGATGGCAGCCAGTTTAACTATCATCGCGGTATGGGCCTGGTGAAGGAAGTGTTCACCAAAGACCTAATGCAGACGTTGACCGGGGATATTTCCATTGGACATGTCCGTTATTCAACAAGTGGTGACAGTAAACTGACGAACGCACAGCCATTGGTATTCAAATACCGTGATGGCGATTTGGCAGTAGCAACCAACGGAAATATTGTGAATGCACCAACGATTCGGCGTGAGCTGGAGCAGAGCGGGTCCATTTTCCAAACAACGAGTGATACCGAGGTCATTGCGCATCTGATTGCACGATCCTCCAAAGGGCTTGTGGAAGCGGCAAAAGAGGCGTTCCAGCGCATTGTGGGTGGTTATGCATTTCTGATCATGACCAATGACAAGCTGCTCGTGGCTTCCGATCCGCACGGACTTCGTCCGCTGACGATGGGGAAGCTGGGAGATGCGTATCTGTTTGCATCCGAGACCTGTGCACTGGAAACAATCGGCGCAGAGTTGATTCGTGATATCGAGCCGGGTGAACTGCTTGTGCTGGATGCGGATGGTCTACATGAAGATCGCTTCGATCATCATAAACACCGCAAGGCGCTGTGCGCGATGGAATATATATATTTTGCTCGTCCGGATAGTGATATGAATGGTACGAACCAGCATGCGGCCCGTAAACGGATGGGAAGCCGGATGGCGATTGAGTCGTTTGTGGATGCGGACTTGGTTACGGGGGTACCAGATTCCAGCATCTCGGCAGCAATTGGATACGCTGAACAGACAGGTATTCCGTATGAGATGGGTATGATCAAGAACAAATACACCGGACGTACGTTTATCCAGCCAAGCCAGGAACTGCGGGAGCAGGGTGTGAAGATGAAGCTGAGCGCTGTACGTCGCGTTGTGGAAGGCAAACGTGTGGTCATGATTGATGACTCCATCGTACGGGGAACAACCTCCCGTCGGATCGTGAACATGCTGCGTGATGCAGGAGCTACCGAGGTCCATGTGCGAATTACATCACCACCTTTCAAAAACCCATGTTTCTACGGTATTGATACGCCTGACAGCCGTGAATTAATTGCTTCACAGTTGTCGGTGGAAGAAATTTGTCGTGAAATTAATGCGGACTCCCTGGAGTTCCTTAGTCCCGATGGACTGATTGCATCAATACAGGGAGATAATCAGGATGATCCCAAGGGCGGGCTTTGTCTCGCATGTTTTGATCATGATTACCCAACCCGCCTCGACTTTGGTGGCGAAGAAAAATTCGGCTGCAGCTGTTAG
- the purN gene encoding phosphoribosylglycinamide formyltransferase — translation MANYRIAVFASGEGTNFQSLVDAVRNGGLNASVDLLVCDKPSARVVQRAQDAGVDCHLFTPKNYASREAYEAEIVEVLESKKIDLVVLAGYMRLLTSVVVDHYAGRLINIHPSLLPAFAGKDAIGQALEYGVKVTGVTVHFVDGGMDTGPIIAQHPVPILPEDTPETISRSIHAAEQQLYPEVVSWFAQGLVQLDGRHVTVQKPV, via the coding sequence ATGGCGAACTACCGCATAGCTGTATTTGCCTCGGGTGAAGGGACTAACTTTCAGTCATTGGTCGATGCAGTACGGAACGGTGGGCTGAATGCATCCGTAGATCTGCTCGTGTGTGATAAACCGTCTGCACGTGTTGTGCAGCGGGCACAGGACGCAGGCGTGGACTGTCATCTGTTTACTCCGAAAAATTATGCTTCCCGTGAAGCCTATGAGGCAGAGATCGTGGAAGTGCTTGAATCCAAAAAGATCGATTTGGTCGTTCTTGCGGGGTATATGAGATTGCTGACTTCTGTTGTGGTGGACCATTACGCAGGGCGGTTGATTAACATTCATCCGTCCTTGCTACCGGCATTTGCAGGCAAGGATGCAATTGGACAGGCTCTCGAATATGGCGTGAAAGTTACGGGTGTGACCGTGCATTTTGTAGACGGAGGCATGGATACCGGACCGATTATTGCCCAGCATCCGGTTCCCATTTTGCCAGAAGATACCCCTGAAACCATCAGCCGTTCCATTCATGCGGCCGAACAGCAGTTATACCCCGAAGTTGTTTCCTGGTTCGCGCAAGGTCTGGTTCAGTTAGACGGACGTCACGTTACAGTACAGAAACCGGTTTGA
- the purQ gene encoding phosphoribosylformylglycinamidine synthase subunit PurQ has translation MKFAVLVFPGSNCDIDCYKAVEDAIGQEVDYVWHTATDLSAYDCILVPGGFSYGDYLRCGAISRFAPVMNEVAKAAEQGKYILGICNGFQILTEAGLLPGALIRNTSLKFRCHDTVLKVANADTPFTRDYVPGEEIIIPIAHGEGNYYCDEETLASLQANNQIVFTYGTNPNGSLGDIAGVCNEAGNVVGMMPHPERAVDSLFGSEDGKRMFTSILKAWRDRHDAAAIR, from the coding sequence ATGAAATTTGCAGTTCTTGTGTTCCCTGGCTCCAACTGCGACATCGACTGTTACAAGGCAGTGGAAGATGCCATTGGGCAAGAGGTTGATTATGTATGGCACACGGCTACAGATCTTTCGGCTTATGATTGTATTTTAGTTCCGGGTGGTTTCTCTTATGGTGACTACTTGCGCTGCGGAGCGATTTCCCGCTTTGCACCGGTAATGAACGAGGTAGCGAAAGCTGCTGAACAAGGTAAATATATTTTGGGTATTTGCAACGGGTTCCAGATCCTGACAGAAGCGGGATTGCTTCCAGGTGCATTGATCCGTAACACTTCCCTGAAATTCCGTTGTCACGATACGGTATTGAAAGTGGCAAACGCAGATACACCATTTACACGTGACTATGTACCCGGCGAAGAGATTATCATCCCGATTGCTCACGGTGAAGGAAACTATTATTGCGACGAGGAGACACTCGCGAGTCTGCAAGCGAACAACCAGATCGTATTTACTTACGGGACCAACCCGAACGGTTCCCTGGGTGATATTGCAGGAGTCTGTAACGAGGCTGGAAACGTGGTCGGCATGATGCCGCATCCAGAGCGTGCAGTGGACTCACTGTTTGGTTCGGAAGACGGCAAACGTATGTTTACATCTATTTTGAAAGCATGGAGGGATCGGCATGACGCAGCAGCTATCCGCTAA
- the purM gene encoding phosphoribosylformylglycinamidine cyclo-ligase: MSEAYKKAGVDIAAGNEAVERMKKHVKRTFRPEVMTDLGGFGALFGLNKDKYDEPVLVSGTDGVGTKLKIAFAMDRHDTIGIDAVAMCVNDIVVQGAEPLFFLDYLACDKVIPEKIEAIVAGIAEGCHQSGCALIGGETAEMPGMYSEGEYDIAGFTVGIVDKAKIINGTTIVPGDTVIGLASSGVHSNGFSLVRRLLLEDAGLDLHDEVAELGGKLGDSLLEPTKIYVKPLLSLLEKVKVKGMAHITGGGFIENIPRMLPSNVNVDIDYGSWPILPIFNLLQEKGAVSNRDMFTTFNMGVGLVLVVNEADATEALQQLKASGEEAYIIGRVTEGDARVTFTGADV; the protein is encoded by the coding sequence TTGTCTGAAGCATATAAAAAGGCCGGCGTTGATATCGCGGCAGGTAATGAAGCGGTTGAACGGATGAAAAAACACGTGAAGCGTACCTTCCGTCCGGAAGTGATGACGGATCTGGGTGGATTCGGTGCCCTGTTCGGTTTGAACAAAGATAAATACGATGAGCCGGTGCTTGTATCCGGTACGGATGGTGTAGGCACCAAGCTGAAAATTGCATTTGCCATGGACCGTCACGATACCATCGGAATCGACGCGGTAGCGATGTGTGTGAACGACATTGTGGTACAGGGTGCAGAACCACTTTTCTTCCTTGACTATCTGGCATGTGACAAAGTCATTCCTGAGAAGATCGAAGCTATTGTTGCGGGTATCGCTGAAGGCTGTCATCAATCGGGTTGTGCGCTGATCGGTGGCGAGACGGCAGAGATGCCGGGCATGTACAGTGAAGGCGAATACGATATTGCCGGATTCACGGTGGGCATCGTGGACAAAGCAAAGATCATCAACGGTACAACCATCGTCCCTGGCGACACAGTGATTGGACTTGCTTCAAGCGGTGTGCATAGTAACGGATTCTCGTTGGTACGCAGACTTTTGTTGGAAGATGCAGGACTTGATCTGCATGATGAAGTAGCGGAACTGGGCGGTAAGCTGGGTGATTCTCTGCTAGAACCTACAAAGATCTATGTTAAACCTCTGTTGTCCCTGCTGGAAAAGGTCAAAGTAAAAGGCATGGCACACATTACAGGTGGCGGCTTCATCGAGAATATCCCACGTATGTTGCCTAGCAACGTGAATGTGGATATTGACTACGGTTCTTGGCCGATCCTGCCGATCTTCAACCTGTTACAGGAAAAGGGTGCTGTCTCGAACCGTGACATGTTCACCACATTTAACATGGGTGTTGGGCTTGTACTGGTCGTTAATGAAGCAGATGCAACGGAAGCACTGCAACAATTGAAAGCATCAGGTGAAGAGGCGTACATCATTGGCCGTGTTACCGAAGGAGATGCGCGAGTAACCTTCACGGGAGCGGATGTTTAA
- the purL gene encoding phosphoribosylformylglycinamidine synthase subunit PurL translates to MTQQLSAKEPTAEQVAEHKLYAQMGVSDSEYELICEFMGRKPNYTEIGVFSVMWSEHCAYKNSKPLLRRFPTTGPRVLMGPGEGAGIVDIGDNQAVVFKIESHNHPSAVEPYQGAATGVGGIIRDIFSMGARPVAILNSLRFGKLESDRVKYLFEHVVAGIAGYGNCIGIPTVGGEVMFDESYEGNPLVNAMCVGLIDHDKIQRGVAKGVGNPVYYVGPPTGRDGIHGATFASVELTEESESQRTAVQVGDPFMEKLVMESCLELIDTGIVLGIQDMGAAGLTCSSAEMASKAGNGLELYLDQVPQREEGMTPYEMMLSESQERMLFVVEPKDEAQAMEIFERWGVICAKVGKVTDDGRLKLIHHGEVVGDMPVTALVDECPVYDKPSSVPAYYEQSASIDTLRYDEVSDLGGALKQVLASPTVASKKWVYDQYDYMVRTSTAVRPGSDAAVVTIRGTRKGLAMTTDCNGRYVYLDPEVGGRIAVSEAARNIVCSGAEPLAITDNLNFGNPEKPDIFWQMEKAVDGMAEACRVLDTPVIGGNVSLYNENAKGSIYPTPVVGMVGLVHDTDHITTQAFKSEGDVIILLGETKAELGGSELQYAVHGQTEGRPPELNLQTEKALLSTVLEAIQSGLVRSAHDLSEGGLAVALAESCISGNVGAQVNVETALRADHALFSESQSRILLSATPEQAGKLEAFVRERGVPVAVIGCVEGSNLTIELNGTSAVSEPVGGLAQVWEDAIPCLMN, encoded by the coding sequence ATGACGCAGCAGCTATCCGCTAAGGAACCAACAGCAGAACAGGTCGCAGAACATAAACTTTACGCACAAATGGGCGTATCTGACAGCGAGTATGAGCTGATCTGTGAGTTCATGGGGCGCAAGCCAAACTACACGGAAATTGGTGTGTTCAGTGTAATGTGGTCCGAGCACTGTGCTTATAAAAACTCCAAGCCATTGCTGCGCCGTTTCCCAACCACTGGACCACGTGTCCTGATGGGACCTGGTGAAGGTGCCGGTATCGTGGATATCGGTGATAACCAGGCCGTTGTATTCAAAATTGAAAGCCATAACCATCCTTCCGCGGTTGAGCCTTATCAAGGTGCGGCAACAGGTGTGGGCGGCATTATCCGTGATATTTTCTCCATGGGTGCAAGACCGGTAGCAATACTGAACTCCCTTCGTTTCGGCAAGCTGGAGAGTGATCGCGTTAAATATTTGTTCGAACATGTGGTAGCGGGTATTGCTGGATACGGTAACTGTATCGGTATTCCTACCGTTGGCGGCGAAGTGATGTTTGATGAGAGCTATGAAGGCAATCCGCTGGTTAACGCCATGTGTGTGGGTCTGATTGATCATGACAAGATTCAGCGCGGTGTAGCTAAAGGTGTAGGTAACCCGGTTTACTATGTGGGCCCGCCAACAGGCCGGGATGGTATTCATGGAGCAACCTTTGCATCGGTTGAACTGACGGAAGAATCCGAGTCCCAACGGACAGCGGTTCAGGTCGGTGACCCGTTTATGGAAAAACTCGTCATGGAATCATGTCTGGAATTGATCGACACGGGTATCGTGCTCGGTATTCAGGATATGGGTGCTGCGGGTCTGACATGTTCGAGTGCAGAGATGGCAAGTAAAGCGGGTAACGGTCTGGAACTGTATCTGGATCAGGTGCCACAGCGTGAAGAAGGCATGACGCCTTACGAGATGATGTTGTCCGAGTCCCAAGAACGGATGTTGTTCGTTGTTGAGCCGAAGGATGAGGCGCAGGCGATGGAAATCTTTGAACGTTGGGGCGTAATCTGTGCCAAAGTTGGTAAAGTAACGGATGATGGTCGTCTGAAATTGATCCACCACGGCGAAGTGGTCGGAGATATGCCGGTAACGGCTTTGGTTGACGAATGCCCAGTGTATGACAAACCTTCTTCTGTACCTGCCTACTACGAGCAAAGTGCTTCCATCGACACGCTTCGTTACGACGAAGTGTCGGATCTCGGCGGAGCGTTGAAACAAGTGCTGGCTTCACCAACAGTAGCAAGTAAAAAATGGGTGTATGACCAATACGACTACATGGTGCGTACAAGCACTGCCGTTCGTCCGGGTTCGGATGCAGCCGTAGTTACGATTCGTGGCACACGCAAAGGTCTCGCGATGACAACGGACTGTAATGGACGTTATGTGTACCTTGATCCAGAAGTTGGTGGACGGATTGCCGTAAGTGAAGCAGCGCGTAACATTGTATGTTCCGGTGCTGAGCCGCTGGCGATTACGGACAACCTGAACTTTGGTAACCCGGAGAAGCCGGATATTTTCTGGCAAATGGAGAAAGCGGTAGACGGTATGGCGGAAGCTTGTCGTGTGCTGGATACGCCGGTTATCGGTGGTAACGTAAGTCTATATAACGAAAACGCCAAAGGCTCCATCTATCCAACGCCAGTTGTCGGTATGGTAGGTCTCGTTCATGATACGGATCATATCACGACACAAGCATTCAAATCCGAAGGTGATGTTATCATCCTCCTCGGTGAAACAAAAGCTGAACTGGGTGGCAGCGAACTGCAATACGCGGTTCATGGTCAGACGGAAGGTCGTCCACCAGAACTGAACTTGCAAACGGAAAAAGCGTTGCTCAGCACGGTCCTGGAAGCTATTCAATCCGGTCTCGTTCGCTCTGCACATGACTTGTCTGAAGGTGGCTTGGCTGTTGCACTCGCAGAGTCTTGTATCAGCGGTAACGTAGGAGCACAGGTGAATGTGGAGACTGCATTGCGTGCAGATCACGCCCTGTTCAGTGAGAGCCAATCCCGTATCTTGTTGTCGGCTACGCCAGAGCAAGCGGGTAAACTTGAAGCATTTGTACGTGAGCGCGGTGTACCTGTAGCTGTGATTGGATGTGTAGAAGGAAGTAACTTGACGATTGAATTGAACGGAACATCAGCCGTGAGCGAACCTGTAGGAGGTTTGGCTCAGGTCTGGGAGGATGCGATTCCATGTCTCATGAACTGA
- a CDS encoding hemolysin family protein: MDIITILNIALLIILIALTAFFVASEFAVVKIRTSRVDQLVAEGNKKAVLAKKVVSDLDYYLSACQLGITVTALGLGALGKPTVERLLYPVFNYLDIPASISSIASYAIAFILVTFLHVVIGEMAPKTLAIQFSEKLTLMLSPSLYWFGKVMYPFIWALNGASRVLLRGFGVKPAEHDQAYSEDEIRIIMNQSYEGDENNKTKLSYLENVFVFDERDAKDIMVPRTELVTLSQDMTYDDIIPILDEHNYSRYPVIEDGDKDRIIGVVNVKKILPDMVAARSYQLSEFVREIPFVSEVTSIQDAMIKMQQERVHMAVVVDEYGGTSGIITMEDILEELVGEIRDEFDADEVADIQETGENQYLINGRVLLDELERQFGLSFEGNEEMDTVAGWIQYQKGVGVEKGDTVEHGDYVWTVVDTENYHIKQVLLERVSGAQVEEATSDLA; encoded by the coding sequence TTGGACATAATTACCATATTGAATATCGCATTACTTATTATCTTGATTGCATTGACTGCATTTTTCGTAGCATCTGAATTTGCTGTAGTCAAAATTCGTACATCAAGAGTGGATCAACTGGTCGCGGAAGGCAATAAAAAGGCTGTACTCGCCAAAAAAGTTGTCTCGGACCTGGATTATTATCTGTCAGCCTGTCAGCTCGGTATTACGGTCACCGCACTGGGACTGGGTGCACTCGGAAAACCGACGGTTGAGAGATTGTTATATCCGGTATTCAATTATTTAGACATACCTGCTTCAATCTCGTCGATTGCTTCTTATGCGATCGCCTTTATACTCGTTACGTTCTTGCACGTGGTTATTGGTGAGATGGCACCCAAAACGCTGGCGATTCAGTTTTCTGAAAAACTGACGTTGATGCTCTCCCCATCGCTATACTGGTTTGGTAAAGTCATGTACCCATTCATCTGGGCGCTTAATGGAGCCTCCCGTGTTCTTCTGCGGGGATTCGGTGTGAAGCCTGCCGAACATGATCAAGCCTACTCGGAGGACGAGATCAGAATCATTATGAACCAGAGTTATGAAGGTGACGAGAACAACAAGACCAAGCTTTCATATCTGGAAAATGTATTTGTGTTCGATGAACGTGATGCCAAAGACATCATGGTCCCGCGCACGGAACTGGTGACATTAAGTCAGGATATGACCTATGACGATATTATTCCTATATTGGATGAACATAACTACTCACGTTACCCTGTCATCGAGGATGGGGACAAAGACCGCATTATCGGCGTTGTGAATGTGAAAAAGATTTTGCCTGACATGGTAGCCGCAAGATCATATCAGCTAAGCGAGTTCGTTCGTGAGATCCCATTTGTTTCCGAAGTTACAAGTATCCAGGATGCGATGATTAAAATGCAGCAGGAACGTGTACACATGGCTGTAGTCGTGGATGAATACGGCGGCACCTCGGGAATCATTACGATGGAGGATATTCTGGAGGAACTGGTCGGTGAGATTCGTGATGAATTCGATGCTGATGAGGTAGCGGATATCCAAGAGACCGGAGAGAATCAATATCTCATTAATGGCCGGGTACTTTTGGATGAACTGGAGCGGCAGTTCGGGCTTAGTTTTGAAGGAAATGAAGAGATGGATACCGTGGCCGGATGGATTCAATACCAGAAGGGTGTAGGTGTGGAAAAAGGCGACACGGTAGAACACGGCGATTATGTCTGGACCGTTGTTGATACCGAAAATTATCACATCAAACAAGTTCTTCTGGAACGAGTGAGCGGCGCGCAGGTTGAGGAAGCTACAAGCGATCTGGCGTGA
- the purH gene encoding bifunctional phosphoribosylaminoimidazolecarboxamide formyltransferase/IMP cyclohydrolase, whose protein sequence is MSIKRALVSVWDKTGIVDFCRELSQMGVEIISTGGTSSLLSKEGVPVIGISDVTGFPEIMDGRVKTLHPAVHGGLLAVRDSEEHKRQMEENGLDYIDLVVVNLYPFQDTIAKPDVTYEDAIENIDIGGPTMLRSAAKNHAFVSVVVDTGDYGKVLEEVRSNGDTTLETRKRLAAKVFRHTAAYDAVISDYLSNLNGDPLPERLTVTYEKLQDLRYGENPHQQAAFYRKPLAAQDTLTTAEQLHGKELSYNNINDANAALQIVKEFEEPAVVAVKHMNPCGVGIGASIYEAYSKAYAADPTSIFGGIVAANRIIDSDTAGKLSEIFLEIVLAPDFTQEALDILTKKKNIRLLKTGELNAARKRESQFVVTSIDGGMIVQQSDVHSIEASELNVVTDRAPSEEELKQLLFGWKVVKHVKSNAIVLAANDMTVGVGAGQMNRVGAAKIAIEQAGEQAKGAILASDAFFPMGDTLELAAKAGITAVIQPGGSIKDEESIKVANEYGIAMVFTGVRHFKH, encoded by the coding sequence GTGAGTATCAAAAGAGCGCTGGTCAGCGTATGGGATAAAACAGGCATCGTGGACTTTTGCCGCGAGCTGTCGCAAATGGGTGTGGAGATTATTTCGACAGGAGGTACAAGCAGCCTGTTGTCGAAGGAAGGCGTACCTGTCATCGGAATTTCGGATGTGACCGGATTTCCTGAAATCATGGACGGACGTGTCAAAACATTACATCCAGCAGTGCATGGTGGGTTGTTGGCTGTTCGTGATAGCGAAGAGCATAAGCGTCAGATGGAAGAGAACGGACTGGATTATATCGACCTCGTTGTCGTAAACCTGTACCCCTTCCAAGATACCATTGCCAAACCGGATGTTACGTACGAAGACGCGATTGAGAACATCGATATCGGTGGTCCAACCATGCTTCGTTCTGCTGCCAAAAACCATGCTTTTGTTAGTGTCGTTGTGGACACAGGAGATTACGGCAAGGTGCTTGAAGAAGTGCGCAGCAATGGAGATACCACACTCGAAACACGCAAACGGCTTGCGGCAAAAGTGTTCCGCCATACAGCGGCTTACGATGCAGTTATTTCTGACTATCTCTCCAACCTGAACGGTGATCCACTGCCAGAGCGTCTAACGGTTACTTACGAAAAACTCCAGGATTTGCGTTATGGCGAAAATCCACACCAGCAGGCGGCATTTTACCGCAAACCGCTGGCTGCACAAGATACGTTGACAACAGCCGAGCAATTGCATGGCAAAGAATTGTCTTACAATAACATCAACGATGCGAACGCAGCATTGCAGATTGTCAAAGAGTTTGAAGAACCAGCCGTTGTCGCGGTTAAACATATGAACCCATGCGGCGTAGGTATTGGCGCAAGTATCTATGAAGCTTACAGCAAGGCATATGCTGCAGATCCAACGTCTATCTTTGGTGGAATCGTGGCAGCAAACCGCATTATCGACAGCGATACAGCAGGCAAATTGAGCGAGATTTTCCTGGAAATCGTACTTGCTCCTGACTTTACACAAGAAGCTCTCGATATCCTGACGAAGAAGAAAAACATTCGTTTACTCAAAACGGGTGAGTTGAATGCTGCTCGTAAACGGGAGAGCCAATTCGTGGTAACGTCCATCGACGGTGGTATGATCGTGCAACAGTCCGATGTACACTCCATCGAAGCGAGCGAACTGAACGTGGTAACGGATCGTGCGCCATCGGAAGAAGAACTGAAACAGCTGTTGTTTGGCTGGAAAGTAGTTAAACACGTGAAATCCAACGCGATTGTACTTGCTGCGAATGACATGACGGTGGGTGTGGGCGCTGGACAGATGAATCGTGTGGGTGCAGCCAAAATTGCGATTGAGCAAGCGGGCGAGCAAGCAAAAGGTGCTATTCTGGCATCTGATGCGTTCTTCCCAATGGGTGATACGCTGGAACTGGCAGCAAAAGCCGGAATTACAGCAGTGATCCAACCGGGTGGTTCGATCAAAGACGAAGAATCCATCAAAGTAGCCAATGAATACGGAATTGCCATGGTCTTCACAGGCGTTCGTCACTTCAAACACTAG
- the purD gene encoding phosphoribosylamine--glycine ligase, whose protein sequence is MDILVVGGGGREHAIIWALAKSPKVDKIHCAPGNAGIAQLAECHAIAVNEFDKLTALAVELKVGLVVIGPDDPLADGIVDAFDVTGIPVFGPRRSAAEIEGSKTFMKDLLHKYNIPTAAYEKFDNYEQAQAYLNEQSIPVVIKADGLAAGKGVTVAYSREEADQALRSIMVDKVFGEAGAKVIIEEFLAGQEMSILAFVDGETVRPMAAAQDHKPVFDNDQGPNTGGMGTYSPLPHIPASIIEEAVETIIKPTAKAMVSEGRPFQGVLFAGLMISPDGKPKTIEFNARFGDPETQVVLPRLKSDLFDIFWATVHGKLADIEIEWSDEAAVCVVLASGGYPGPYAKGVVIEGLDQVQDAVVFHAGTARSEAGDWVTNGGRILGVVGLGADIAEARNKAYAQAECIHFDGKHQRTDIATKALV, encoded by the coding sequence ATGGATATTCTGGTAGTAGGCGGCGGTGGCCGGGAGCATGCCATCATCTGGGCGCTGGCAAAGAGTCCAAAGGTAGACAAGATTCACTGTGCACCGGGAAATGCAGGCATTGCTCAGCTCGCTGAGTGTCATGCCATTGCGGTAAATGAATTCGATAAACTGACGGCTCTTGCTGTAGAGCTTAAAGTGGGTCTGGTGGTTATTGGTCCGGATGATCCGCTTGCCGATGGGATCGTGGATGCATTTGACGTGACAGGTATTCCGGTATTCGGACCCCGTCGTAGTGCAGCAGAGATCGAGGGAAGTAAAACGTTCATGAAGGATCTGCTGCACAAATACAACATTCCAACCGCAGCCTATGAGAAATTCGACAACTACGAACAGGCTCAAGCATACCTGAATGAGCAATCAATCCCGGTTGTCATCAAGGCAGATGGTTTGGCAGCGGGCAAAGGTGTGACGGTAGCTTATTCGCGTGAAGAGGCTGATCAGGCACTTCGCAGTATTATGGTGGACAAAGTATTTGGTGAAGCAGGAGCCAAAGTGATTATCGAGGAATTCCTCGCAGGACAGGAAATGTCGATTCTGGCTTTTGTCGATGGGGAGACGGTTCGTCCAATGGCGGCAGCACAGGATCACAAACCTGTATTCGATAATGATCAGGGGCCAAACACAGGCGGTATGGGTACATATTCACCTTTGCCACACATTCCTGCATCCATTATTGAAGAAGCCGTAGAGACAATCATCAAACCAACAGCCAAGGCCATGGTATCCGAAGGGCGTCCGTTCCAAGGCGTGTTGTTCGCCGGGCTGATGATTTCACCAGATGGTAAACCTAAAACGATTGAGTTCAACGCACGTTTCGGTGATCCCGAGACACAGGTTGTTTTGCCACGATTGAAGAGTGACCTGTTCGATATCTTCTGGGCAACCGTTCATGGCAAGCTGGCAGACATTGAAATTGAATGGAGCGATGAAGCCGCAGTATGTGTGGTGCTTGCTTCAGGAGGTTATCCGGGTCCTTATGCCAAAGGCGTAGTCATTGAAGGTCTCGATCAAGTGCAAGATGCCGTGGTATTCCACGCAGGTACAGCGCGTAGTGAAGCAGGAGACTGGGTCACGAATGGTGGACGGATCCTGGGCGTAGTTGGCCTTGGCGCGGATATTGCAGAAGCTAGAAACAAAGCCTACGCACAGGCGGAATGTATCCATTTTGATGGCAAACATCAGCGAACGGATATTGCTACCAAAGCACTGGTGTAG